Proteins from a genomic interval of Staphylococcus debuckii:
- the rimM gene encoding ribosome maturation factor RimM (Essential for efficient processing of 16S rRNA): protein MKVEVGKIVNTHGIKGEVRIKSQSDFTDVRFQPGEILNVKHDGKEIELVVASHRMHKGLHMLTFEGIHNINDIEHLKGDVLTQERDHADIELDEHEFYYSDIIGCTVFEGDTPVGRVKEIFETGANDVWVVQGDKEYLIPYIADVVKEVDVEGRRIQITPLEGMLD, encoded by the coding sequence ATGAAAGTTGAAGTCGGTAAAATTGTGAATACGCATGGAATTAAAGGCGAAGTCAGAATTAAATCGCAATCAGATTTCACGGATGTACGCTTTCAACCGGGCGAAATCTTAAATGTAAAGCATGATGGTAAAGAAATCGAGCTTGTTGTAGCATCTCATCGTATGCATAAAGGATTGCATATGCTGACTTTTGAAGGCATTCATAATATCAATGATATTGAACATCTTAAAGGCGATGTATTAACTCAAGAACGTGACCATGCGGACATCGAGTTAGACGAACATGAATTTTATTATTCAGATATTATCGGCTGTACTGTCTTCGAAGGTGACACACCTGTCGGCCGCGTAAAAGAAATATTTGAAACCGGCGCCAATGATGTATGGGTCGTCCAAGGCGATAAGGAATATTTGATTCCTTATATTGCTGACGTAGTGAAAGAAGTTGACGTTGAGGGACGACGTATTCAGATTACGCCATTGGAAGGAATGTTAGATTAA
- the trmD gene encoding tRNA (guanosine(37)-N1)-methyltransferase TrmD, producing the protein MKIDYLTLFPEMFDGVLNHSILKRAQDKDIIQVNTVNFRDYSINKHNQVDDYPFGGGQGMVLKPEPVFNAMKDLETNETTRVILMCPQGKPFSQKIAQDLSSAEHIVFICGHYEGYDERIREHLVTDEISIGDYVLTGGELPAMTMTDAIVRLIPGVLGNEQSHQDDSFSDGLLEFPQYTRPREFEGMKVPDILLSGNHAKIDAWRHEQKLIRTFVKRPDLLAKYPLTSEDEKVLENYKKQLKTK; encoded by the coding sequence ATGAAAATTGATTATTTAACACTATTTCCGGAAATGTTTGATGGGGTGTTGAATCATTCTATTTTGAAGCGGGCTCAAGATAAAGATATCATTCAAGTCAATACAGTAAACTTCCGTGACTATTCAATCAATAAACATAATCAGGTAGATGATTATCCATTTGGCGGCGGCCAAGGAATGGTATTGAAACCAGAACCTGTCTTTAATGCAATGAAAGATCTTGAGACAAATGAAACGACGCGCGTGATTTTAATGTGTCCTCAAGGGAAACCTTTTTCGCAAAAGATTGCGCAAGATTTAAGTTCTGCAGAGCACATCGTCTTTATTTGCGGTCATTATGAAGGTTATGATGAACGTATTCGCGAGCATTTAGTGACAGACGAGATTTCTATAGGAGATTACGTCTTGACTGGCGGTGAATTGCCAGCTATGACGATGACGGATGCGATTGTACGCTTGATTCCAGGTGTACTCGGCAATGAACAGTCACATCAAGATGATTCCTTTTCAGATGGACTGTTAGAATTTCCGCAATATACCAGACCACGTGAATTTGAAGGAATGAAAGTTCCGGATATTCTGCTTTCAGGCAATCATGCGAAGATTGATGCATGGCGTCATGAGCAGAAATTAATACGCACATTTGTCAAAAGACCAGATTTATTAGCGAAGTATCCACTTACTTCAGAAGATGAAAAAGTACTAGAAAACTACAAAAAGCAATTGAAAACGAAATAG
- the rplS gene encoding 50S ribosomal protein L19 — translation MSNHKLIEAVTKSQLRTDLPTFRSGDTVRVHVRIVEGSRERIQVFEGVVIKRHGGGISETFTVRKISSGVGVERTFPLHTPKIEKIEVKRRGKVRRAKLYYLRNLRGKAARIKEIR, via the coding sequence ATGAGTAATCACAAATTAATTGAAGCAGTAACTAAATCACAATTACGCACAGACTTACCGACTTTCCGTTCTGGTGACACAGTACGTGTACACGTACGTATCGTCGAAGGTTCACGCGAACGTATCCAAGTCTTCGAAGGCGTTGTAATTAAACGTCACGGTGGCGGAATTTCAGAAACTTTCACTGTACGTAAGATTTCTTCAGGTGTTGGTGTGGAACGTACATTCCCATTACACACTCCAAAAATCGAAAAAATCGAAGTGAAACGTCGCGGTAAAGTTAGACGTGCTAAACTTTACTACTTACGTAACTTACGTGGTAAAGCTGCTAGAATTAAAGAAATTCGCTAA
- a CDS encoding YxeA family protein, with protein MNKKIMYFVIGSLVLAVVVAIAIVRNELTDRVNPFLDMEDAYAQVEKGTQNYENVEAYKKDGERLPYKLDFNGFASDKEYVIIKHKGKYVKEIHYIKKLPFE; from the coding sequence ATGAATAAGAAAATAATGTATTTCGTTATTGGCTCGCTCGTACTAGCAGTAGTTGTGGCAATAGCCATTGTGCGTAATGAGCTGACAGACAGAGTAAATCCGTTTTTGGATATGGAAGATGCTTATGCACAAGTCGAGAAAGGCACACAGAATTATGAAAATGTGGAGGCTTATAAAAAAGACGGAGAACGCTTGCCGTATAAGTTGGATTTCAATGGGTTTGCTTCTGATAAAGAATATGTAATTATTAAACACAAAGGAAAATATGTTAAAGAAATTCATTATATTAAGAAGTTGCCGTTTGAATAA
- a CDS encoding lectin-like domain-containing protein: MKKLDFLPNLKNKYSIRRFTVGTASILIGSLLFLGHNTETQAAEETDNPTEAEVANETNDNHSSTQETQNVPSETATQLNKDDSANNLKDVQNQALQQVSALQHLSAEQSSSFTNEIKNAVSQASVQAVVEKALAADNQAAQQAENENKQPVKEPETVEEPKNEVKNEATKEVDSKVEQPTENQETKQKSVEAESKVKADNSKTDEVEHQAATPAPEAKENKEVNPVHTENNIASESLATEQKVEKVKAELSAQRSTEEVDEALALIDTEGLTAEEIKAEVTKLLFKRGLAEKEFYSPKAVLPRKEDEPVYSTRAAFDINTDLKDEVVVTKDNFNDYFWTVDDASYDPETGIATLTPNEPSKKGAITLDTKLNVNKDFHFSGEVNLGDKYEGHPKNGEAGGDGISFAFNPGKTHDLGLYGSALGVGGLPFAFGFKLDTYVNNSPKAAEKAGPDPKPFDTKGAFGAFVWADGNGRVTTQPGTGTWKAALLNEPPEDNKFRPFTIDYDGDTKDMTITYAGQTWKQNMKNYFNYTHKDVYALGITASTGGGYNLQQVKINEFTYTAAALLAEYFVDQDLQKPIDKPLRTSGDIDSVVDVLDHSAYLQSKGYQLVSKDTSLAPEYNAAASNIKLTNASQFIVYAVKDIQAPEIGEVPAATGELNAPITPIVLDVTDNSGSVASTQVTGLPAGLTFDEKTNTISGTPTALGNNTVTITATDHAGLKTEKTFTFTVADTQKPTIDTVENKTSEAFTPITPIVLSADDNSKVAPTLTVTGLPAGLTFDPATKQITGTPTAEGTSTVTITATDASNNTSTSTFEYTVQPNAALNTLKAAVADAKTVNKDDYTPDSVKALEDKVAEGEALLAHPENGTPEQFNAKAQEIKDAKDALKQKANKDELNKSITAAEALPPLKAGNPLDDAVKNALEKAKEVQANQNADQPAVDKAKTDLDNAVNAKKAADEKEKAEASDAAKAKQDALDALKAELAKVEKLNKDDYTPETVQPLSEKETAGKAVVADADNKSVDEIKEATEALKQAENDLVKKANKDELEKSIAKAEGLGQLDPADAEDKAVQDALDKAKEVQANQNANQAAVDKAKTDLDNAIKAKENQVAKEKTDAAKAKEDALKELKAELEKVAQINKDDFTPDSVAPLTDKENEGKAIVAAPDAKTTDEIKAATQALKDAEAGLVKRADKGDLEKAIEKANALGQLDSADAEDKAVQDAVAAGQKVKDDADATPEQVAKATKNINDAVAAKERQDALDELNKAIDAAQRIEKADYTAQSVAPLDTAKQAGEKLTADNQATTEQLKEATKLINDAINQLVPDKSELDKIIEVAKGLEPLNNSATDRLLKHALDAAIAVQNNPNATPQEIKEATWNLEDEIGNKLAADAIEALRNAVNKSKALKEENYTPDSFAPLKKATTEGQSILDDPSSADVPTIMDKTKEINQLIDALKEKADKTALEEALDKAVAYENLDDNDAEDKAVHDALIAGQEVEGDLNATPEEVKKATDDLNKAIAAKEHQDALDELNKAIDAANAVTKDDFTPNSVKSLEEAVKDGEAVKADAANKTPEELRTAAKAINDAKDALQAKANKDGLNNSIQTAESLGNLDQADAEDKAVKEALDKAKAVQADQNATQAEVDAAKDALDKAIQAKADQDKADTISASLDALKAELEKAKAVNKDEFTPNSVKPLTDATDAGQAIIDAPEGKTAEEIDKATQAIKDTLAGLQAKADKDGLNSSIQTAEGLGNLDPADAEDKTVKEALDKAKAVQADQNADQATVDQAKTDLDNAIKAKQDQDAKDSADAAKAKQDALDELKAELAKVKAINKYEYTPNTVAPLNEKETAGEAVVADADNKSVDEIKEATKALKDAEAALVKRADKTALEEALDKAVAYENLDDNDAEDKAVHEALLAGQEVEGDLNATPEEVQKATDDLNKAIAAKEHQDALDELNKAIDAANAVVKDNFTPDSVKPLEDAVKAGETVKADAANKTPEELKAAVKAINDAKDALQAKADKTELDKSITAAEGLGNLDSEDAEDKVVKDALDKAKAVQEDQNVTQAEVDQAKTDLDNAIKAKQDQDAKDSADAAKAKQDALDELKAELAKVEKLNKDDYTPNTVAPLNEKETAGNAVVADADNKSMDEIKEATEALKQTENNLVKKADKEELEKSIQAAEGLGNLNPADAEDKTVKDALDKAKAVQADPNATQAEVDAAKDALNKAVQAKADQDKADAIQAALDALKKAIDRAKTTSTSNCTEQSVKVLEEAVKNGESIIKGTEKASLKEIQNATEAINKAIDNLEAKKTTVAPTDKTKTNVENSVTQPASQTNIKHKHHTTKETAKNKANKNKAKVLPNTGQDSTSVDPKYASLMFAIGRLMMFFRKRKNEDKDNTEK, from the coding sequence ATGAAAAAGTTGGATTTTTTACCTAACTTAAAGAACAAATATTCCATTAGAAGATTCACTGTAGGTACAGCATCTATTCTTATTGGATCACTTTTGTTCCTAGGTCATAATACTGAGACACAAGCAGCTGAAGAAACGGATAATCCAACAGAGGCTGAAGTAGCTAATGAAACGAATGACAATCATTCCTCTACGCAAGAAACACAAAATGTTCCATCAGAAACTGCAACACAACTTAACAAAGATGATTCAGCAAATAACTTGAAAGATGTTCAAAACCAAGCATTACAACAAGTTTCCGCATTACAACATTTGAGTGCTGAACAGAGCAGCAGCTTCACTAATGAAATAAAGAATGCAGTTTCTCAAGCGTCTGTACAAGCAGTTGTAGAAAAAGCATTAGCGGCTGATAACCAAGCTGCACAACAAGCTGAAAATGAAAATAAGCAACCAGTTAAAGAACCAGAAACTGTTGAAGAACCAAAAAATGAAGTTAAAAATGAAGCAACAAAAGAAGTTGATTCTAAAGTTGAACAGCCAACTGAAAATCAAGAAACTAAACAAAAATCAGTTGAAGCAGAAAGTAAAGTAAAAGCTGACAACTCTAAAACAGATGAAGTTGAGCATCAAGCAGCAACGCCAGCGCCTGAAGCAAAGGAAAATAAAGAAGTAAACCCTGTGCATACAGAAAACAATATCGCTTCAGAAAGTTTGGCTACTGAACAAAAGGTAGAAAAAGTAAAAGCTGAACTGAGTGCTCAACGCAGTACTGAAGAAGTAGATGAAGCTTTAGCTCTCATAGACACTGAAGGATTAACTGCTGAAGAAATTAAAGCTGAAGTGACTAAATTATTATTTAAACGAGGTTTAGCTGAAAAAGAATTCTATAGCCCTAAAGCTGTGCTTCCTAGAAAAGAAGATGAACCTGTTTATTCAACACGTGCAGCTTTCGATATTAATACGGATCTTAAAGATGAGGTTGTAGTAACTAAAGACAACTTTAATGATTATTTCTGGACGGTAGATGATGCGAGTTATGACCCAGAAACAGGTATTGCTACATTAACACCTAACGAACCGAGTAAAAAAGGTGCTATTACACTTGATACTAAATTAAATGTCAATAAAGATTTCCATTTTTCAGGAGAAGTGAACCTCGGTGACAAATACGAAGGACATCCGAAAAATGGAGAGGCTGGCGGAGACGGAATTTCATTTGCGTTCAACCCTGGCAAAACACATGACTTAGGTTTATATGGTTCAGCTCTTGGTGTAGGGGGATTACCATTTGCTTTTGGATTCAAATTAGATACTTATGTTAATAATTCTCCTAAAGCTGCTGAGAAAGCCGGACCTGATCCAAAACCTTTTGACACTAAAGGCGCATTTGGTGCGTTCGTGTGGGCAGACGGCAACGGCAGAGTTACTACACAACCAGGTACAGGAACATGGAAAGCGGCATTGCTCAATGAACCGCCTGAAGATAATAAATTCAGACCTTTTACAATTGATTATGATGGCGATACTAAGGATATGACTATTACTTATGCTGGTCAAACTTGGAAGCAAAATATGAAGAATTACTTTAATTATACGCATAAAGATGTTTATGCCTTAGGAATCACTGCATCAACTGGCGGAGGTTACAATTTACAACAAGTTAAAATCAATGAATTTACTTATACAGCTGCAGCTCTATTAGCAGAGTATTTTGTTGATCAAGATTTGCAAAAGCCGATTGATAAACCATTGCGTACTTCTGGTGACATCGATTCTGTTGTAGATGTTTTAGACCATAGTGCGTATTTGCAAAGCAAAGGTTATCAATTAGTGAGTAAAGATACTTCATTAGCACCAGAATATAATGCTGCTGCAAGTAATATTAAACTGACGAACGCATCTCAATTTATCGTCTATGCAGTTAAAGATATCCAAGCACCAGAGATTGGTGAAGTGCCAGCAGCGACTGGCGAATTGAATGCTCCTATCACACCAATTGTTTTAGATGTAACGGATAACAGTGGTAGTGTAGCCTCTACTCAAGTAACAGGCTTGCCAGCGGGATTAACTTTTGATGAAAAGACTAACACTATTTCCGGTACGCCAACTGCTTTAGGTAATAATACAGTCACTATTACTGCAACTGACCATGCAGGTCTAAAGACTGAAAAAACATTTACATTTACAGTAGCAGATACACAAAAACCAACTATAGATACAGTTGAAAATAAAACAAGCGAAGCATTTACACCTATTACACCTATTGTTTTAAGTGCAGATGATAATTCTAAAGTTGCGCCGACTTTAACAGTAACAGGTTTGCCAGCAGGATTAACGTTTGATCCAGCAACAAAGCAAATTACGGGCACACCAACTGCTGAAGGAACATCTACTGTTACTATAACAGCAACAGACGCTTCTAATAATACAAGTACGAGCACCTTTGAATATACAGTTCAACCGAATGCAGCTTTAAATACATTGAAAGCTGCAGTAGCTGATGCTAAGACGGTAAATAAAGATGATTACACGCCAGATAGTGTTAAAGCATTAGAAGATAAAGTAGCAGAAGGAGAAGCATTGCTTGCTCATCCTGAAAATGGAACACCAGAACAATTCAATGCGAAGGCTCAAGAAATTAAAGACGCGAAAGATGCTTTGAAACAAAAGGCGAATAAAGACGAATTAAATAAATCAATTACGGCTGCTGAAGCATTACCACCTTTAAAAGCTGGAAATCCTTTAGATGATGCCGTTAAAAATGCTTTAGAAAAAGCAAAAGAAGTTCAAGCGAATCAAAATGCAGATCAACCAGCTGTCGATAAAGCTAAAACAGATTTAGATAATGCAGTCAATGCTAAGAAGGCAGCAGATGAAAAAGAAAAAGCAGAAGCGTCAGATGCAGCTAAGGCTAAACAAGACGCTTTAGATGCTTTGAAGGCAGAACTTGCAAAAGTTGAAAAATTGAACAAAGATGACTATACACCTGAAACAGTGCAACCTTTAAGTGAAAAAGAGACTGCAGGAAAAGCAGTAGTAGCCGATGCAGATAATAAATCTGTGGATGAAATCAAAGAAGCGACTGAGGCCTTAAAACAAGCTGAAAACGATTTGGTTAAAAAAGCGAATAAAGACGAATTGGAAAAATCCATCGCTAAAGCTGAAGGTTTAGGTCAATTAGATCCTGCAGATGCAGAAGATAAAGCAGTCCAAGATGCATTAGATAAAGCAAAAGAAGTTCAAGCGAATCAAAATGCTAACCAAGCAGCAGTTGATAAAGCTAAAACTGATTTGGATAACGCAATCAAAGCGAAAGAAAATCAAGTCGCTAAAGAAAAAACAGATGCAGCCAAAGCAAAAGAAGATGCGCTGAAAGAATTGAAAGCAGAGCTTGAGAAAGTAGCTCAAATCAATAAAGATGACTTCACGCCAGATAGTGTGGCACCTTTAACTGACAAAGAAAACGAAGGAAAAGCGATTGTAGCTGCACCAGATGCTAAAACTACTGATGAAATTAAAGCAGCAACTCAAGCGTTGAAAGATGCAGAAGCCGGTCTTGTAAAACGTGCTGATAAAGGTGATTTAGAAAAAGCTATCGAGAAAGCAAATGCTTTAGGCCAGTTAGATTCTGCAGATGCAGAAGATAAAGCGGTTCAAGATGCTGTAGCAGCAGGTCAAAAAGTTAAAGACGATGCAGATGCGACTCCTGAACAAGTAGCAAAAGCGACTAAAAATATCAATGATGCAGTTGCAGCAAAAGAACGTCAAGATGCTTTAGATGAACTGAATAAAGCAATCGATGCCGCTCAAAGAATTGAAAAAGCTGACTATACTGCTCAATCTGTCGCACCGTTAGATACAGCGAAACAAGCAGGAGAAAAACTTACAGCTGATAATCAAGCTACAACTGAGCAATTGAAAGAAGCAACAAAACTTATCAATGATGCAATCAATCAACTTGTTCCTGATAAATCAGAATTGGATAAAATAATTGAAGTAGCTAAAGGATTAGAACCATTAAACAACTCAGCAACTGATCGATTATTAAAACATGCATTAGATGCAGCAATTGCCGTTCAAAATAATCCAAACGCTACACCTCAAGAAATTAAAGAAGCAACATGGAACCTTGAAGATGAAATCGGAAATAAACTTGCAGCTGATGCGATTGAAGCATTAAGAAATGCAGTAAACAAATCTAAAGCTCTGAAAGAAGAAAATTATACACCTGATAGTTTTGCACCATTAAAAAAAGCAACTACTGAAGGACAAAGCATTTTAGATGACCCTTCTTCAGCAGATGTACCAACTATAATGGATAAAACTAAAGAAATTAATCAATTGATTGATGCACTGAAAGAAAAAGCTGATAAAACAGCACTTGAAGAAGCATTAGATAAAGCAGTCGCTTATGAGAACTTAGATGATAACGACGCTGAAGACAAAGCTGTACATGACGCTTTAATCGCTGGACAAGAAGTAGAAGGAGATTTAAATGCGACTCCTGAAGAAGTTAAAAAAGCTACAGATGATTTAAATAAAGCAATCGCAGCTAAAGAACACCAAGATGCGTTAGATGAATTGAACAAAGCAATCGACGCAGCCAATGCAGTTACTAAAGACGACTTCACACCAAATTCAGTGAAATCTCTAGAAGAAGCTGTTAAAGATGGTGAAGCTGTAAAAGCGGACGCCGCTAATAAGACACCGGAAGAGTTAAGAACAGCTGCGAAAGCTATCAATGATGCTAAAGATGCATTACAAGCAAAAGCCAATAAAGATGGTTTAAATAACTCAATCCAAACAGCAGAAAGTTTAGGCAACTTAGACCAAGCAGACGCTGAAGACAAAGCCGTAAAAGAAGCCTTGGATAAAGCGAAAGCAGTTCAAGCAGACCAAAATGCTACGCAAGCAGAAGTAGATGCAGCAAAAGATGCTTTGGATAAAGCGATTCAAGCAAAAGCTGATCAAGACAAAGCAGATACAATCTCAGCCTCTCTAGATGCATTGAAAGCAGAACTTGAAAAAGCAAAAGCAGTAAATAAAGACGAATTTACACCAAACAGTGTTAAACCTTTAACTGATGCGACAGACGCAGGTCAAGCAATTATCGATGCGCCGGAAGGTAAAACTGCTGAAGAAATTGATAAAGCAACACAAGCCATAAAGGATACTTTAGCAGGCTTGCAAGCAAAAGCAGATAAAGACGGTTTAAACAGCTCTATCCAAACAGCGGAAGGATTAGGCAACTTAGATCCTGCAGACGCTGAAGACAAAACGGTAAAAGAAGCCTTGGATAAAGCAAAAGCAGTTCAAGCAGATCAAAATGCAGATCAAGCAACTGTGGATCAAGCTAAAACTGACTTGGATAATGCAATCAAAGCAAAACAAGATCAGGATGCTAAAGATAGCGCAGATGCCGCGAAAGCGAAACAAGATGCATTAGATGAGTTGAAAGCAGAACTTGCGAAAGTGAAAGCGATAAATAAATACGAATACACTCCAAACACAGTAGCGCCTTTAAACGAAAAAGAAACTGCAGGAGAGGCAGTAGTAGCAGATGCAGATAATAAATCTGTTGACGAAATCAAAGAAGCGACGAAAGCATTGAAAGATGCCGAAGCTGCTCTTGTTAAACGTGCAGATAAAACAGCGCTTGAAGAAGCATTAGATAAAGCGGTCGCTTATGAGAACCTAGATGATAATGATGCTGAAGATAAAGCTGTACATGAAGCTTTATTAGCTGGACAAGAAGTTGAAGGAGATTTAAATGCGACTCCTGAAGAAGTTCAAAAAGCTACAGACGATTTAAATAAAGCAATTGCTGCGAAAGAGCATCAAGACGCTTTAGATGAATTGAATAAAGCAATCGACGCAGCCAATGCAGTAGTTAAAGATAATTTCACGCCAGATAGTGTAAAACCTTTAGAAGATGCTGTCAAAGCTGGGGAAACTGTAAAAGCAGACGCTGCTAATAAAACACCAGAAGAGTTAAAAGCAGCTGTAAAAGCTATCAATGATGCTAAAGACGCTTTACAAGCAAAAGCAGATAAAACGGAACTAGACAAGTCAATAACAGCAGCAGAAGGTTTAGGCAACTTGGATTCTGAAGACGCTGAAGATAAAGTCGTAAAAGATGCCTTGGATAAAGCGAAAGCGGTTCAAGAGGACCAAAATGTGACACAAGCAGAAGTAGATCAAGCGAAAACCGACTTGGATAACGCTATCAAAGCAAAACAAGATCAAGATGCTAAAGATAGCGCAGACGCAGCGAAAGCGAAACAAGATGCTTTAGATGAGTTGAAAGCAGAACTTGCGAAAGTTGAAAAACTGAATAAAGATGACTATACTCCAAACACTGTAGCACCTTTAAACGAAAAAGAAACTGCAGGAAATGCAGTTGTCGCTGATGCGGATAACAAATCTATGGATGAAATCAAAGAAGCAACAGAAGCTTTAAAACAAACCGAAAATAATTTAGTTAAAAAAGCAGATAAAGAAGAATTGGAAAAATCCATTCAAGCAGCAGAAGGTTTAGGTAACTTAAATCCTGCAGATGCTGAAGACAAAACCGTAAAAGATGCTTTAGATAAAGCAAAAGCAGTACAAGCGGATCCGAATGCGACTCAAGCAGAAGTAGATGCAGCCAAAGATGCATTGAACAAAGCGGTTCAAGCAAAAGCGGACCAAGACAAAGCAGATGCAATTCAAGCAGCTTTAGATGCATTGAAAAAAGCTATTGATAGAGCTAAAACAACGTCAACTTCTAATTGCACAGAACAATCAGTTAAAGTATTAGAAGAAGCTGTGAAAAATGGTGAATCAATTATTAAAGGTACGGAGAAAGCTTCACTAAAAGAAATTCAAAATGCTACTGAAGCTATCAATAAAGCAATTGATAATCTAGAAGCGAAAAAAACAACGGTTGCACCAACTGACAAAACAAAAACAAATGTTGAAAATTCTGTAACTCAACCAGCAAGTCAAACAAACATTAAGCATAAGCACCACACAACTAAAGAAACTGCAAAAAATAAAGCGAATAAAAATAAAGCGAAAGTATTACCGAATACAGGTCAAGATTCTACATCTGTAGATCCGAAATATGCTTCATTAATGTTCGCAATCGGTAGATTAATGATGTTCTTCAGAAAACGCAAAAATGAAGACAAAGACAACACTGAAAAATAA